Genomic DNA from Niallia circulans:
ATTGCAGATACTTTGAATGGATTATCGTTATTATTTTTCTCCATTGATTCAAAAGGTGAAAGCCTGATTAAGACAAGGAAAGGGAGCTTAATCTATTTTTGTGGAAGCATTCTGTCGCTTTTTGGTGTTTACAGCTATGCACTTTTGCTTGGTATTTTTGTAGTGACAACGCTTGTTTATTTCGTCTATTTTGTCAATTCAGCGAGCAGCAGTCTCAGTTTTAGTGGCATTGTTTTTTATATCTTTTTTCAAGTATTAACATGGGCTGTCATGATAACCGGATTCATTTTGTTATGTATTAAGCTTTACAATGCTATAATTGGCAGCCTGCCCATTTAAGCTGGATTACGGAAATGTTTTTTCACGAACAGAAAGGCTTCGGTGCATAAGCGCCGAAGCCTTTCAACGTTCCAAACGACCACCTTATCAGTGGTGTCCATTTATTCTGAACCATTTGTTCAGAATAAATGGTATTTATGGCGTCATTATCTTTTTCCAAATGGACAAATGTGGCGCTTTGCTTTCGATGCTCTTCAGATTTGTTGGTGAATCGTTTCCGACCCAGACGCCGACGGTAATATCCTTGGATAATCCGACCATCCAGTAGTCTTTATAATCATTAGTAGTACCTGTTTTGCCACCGAGATAAGCGGATGGAAAGCTTGCCTTCTTGGCAGTTCCGGCAGTGACTGTTTTCTTGAGCAGTGCTCTCATTTTGTCGTTTGTGTCTGAATTCCAAACTTTTGCTCCTTTTTCCTCCCATTTATATAGCAGTTTACCGTTAAGATCTGTAACAGAGGTAATAGCATGAGAGCTTTCGAAGTTGCCATCGTTCCCAAATACCGTGTAAGCATTCGTTAACTCTAATGGTGACATGCCTGTCGTGAATCCGCCAATTGCAGAGGACAAATGAACATCCTTTTCTGTTACCTTCTTAAATGGAAAATGGGCTAAATAGCTAAATGCAGTCTCTAATCCAATTTCATCAACAAGCCTGACAGCAGGCGTGTTATAGGAGTGAATAAAAGCCTGCTCCAATGACACGTTGCCATATCCTTGTCCACTGTAATTTTGCGGACAGTAGCCATCCTTACAAAACGCATCTGCATTCACAAGACTAGAAATATTCTTGCCTGTTTCCTGAAGATAAGGTCCGTACACAAGCAATGGCTTAATTGCAGAGCCGGGCTGGCGATACGCCTGATAACTTCTGTTAAAGTCGTATTTTTGATACTTTTTTCCGCCAGCAAGCGCACTGATTGTATGGCTGTTATGATTGATGACAACAGCAGCTCCCTCTGCATCTATCGAGCTAAGTGAGCTTTTAACAGCATTAACAGCTTTATCCTGCAGCTTGCGATCTAATCCTGTATGAATAATAACCCCTTGCTCAAGAACAGTTTGAACCTCTGCATCAAGTTTTTTGCTAAGTGCCTCTGTTTCCTGTTCATCTGCATTTTTTATTTTTTCTGCATAGCCTGCTTTTACAGAAACAAGCGTTCTTAATTCATCCTCTACATATGTGACATAATCAGGATAAAGGTCCGTTTTCTTTTGAAGGTGGAGCGTGATTTTTTCTTGTGTCATTTTCTCCGCTTCCTTTACGGAAATCTTCCCTTCCTTCTTCATTAACTGTATTAACCGAGCTTGTCTTTTTTTTGTTTGCTCAAAATGCTTTTTCGGATCATAAATAGTGGGGTTATTTGGTATGCTCGCCAAAAAGGTCAGCTCTGCTTTTGACAGGTCGCTAGCCTTGCTGTTGAAATAATAATTTGCTGCAGCTTCTAGGCCATATATATTATTAGCAAAATAAACGGCATTGATATACTGGGTCAGGATTTCTTCCTTTGTCCATTTTCTTTCTAATTCATAGGCATAAAGCAGTTCCTTCAGTTTGCGGTTGTATGTCTTGTCGTAGGACTGAAACATATTCCTTGCAAGCTGCTGTGTAATGGTACTTCCGCCTTGTTCGATTGAATCTGATTCGGCATTAGTCAGAATAGCCCTGCCGATAGCAGGAAGATCAAACCCAACATGGTCATAAAAATGTTGATCCTCTGACAATATGAATAAGTCCCTCACATATTGGGGGATTTCTTCTTTTGGTACCATTTTTCTTATTCCTGTTGAAGGGTTGATTTCCGAAATGATTTTTCCATCAGTATCGGTAATAAAGCTAGATTGAGCAAGCTTCATGGAAGACAGCGGGATACTGTCATCTAAAAATTTATGAAAGCTAATATAGTTCTTTTTTTCTACTGCTGTCAAATAAAGGACAGCAACTAAACTAAACAGCATTAAAAGTGTAAAAATAATTCCGAGTCTTCTTCTCATTTCTTTTCCCTCATTAATAAGATGTTAATAAAAGCATAAAGGATTTTTGGCATGTATGCATGAAGTATTTTGCAAAAAAACGGGATAAAATATTACGATTTAAGTTAACAAAAAAATAAATAGAAAATTTTAAAGCTTCGTGAATATTCTGTTATAATAGAAGAAAAGGCTTTTATAAAATTTAGTCGACCGGATATTCTGAAGAAAGAAGGTGAAAAGATGGAGAAGCAGCAACAGCATTTGTTTATAGACTTTGAGTTTACAATGCCAGAAAGAAACACTAAATATAAAGGGTTTCAGCCGGAAATTATTGAAGTCGGCATCGTTGCTGTCGTTAATGACAAGATAAGAGAAACCTACTCTGCCTATGTGGCTCCTAACAAATTTCCCATTCTTTCAGAGCGATGTAAGTCCTTCTTACATATTACTCAGGAGCAAGTCGATAACGGGATTACATTCTTGGGCTTGCTGGAAAAAATCAAGGAGATTGGCAGCGGCTACTCAAATATTGTCGTAACATGGGGCAATATGGACATGAAGGTGCTCAAAAGCAATTGCAGCATGGCAGGTGCAGCATTTCCTCATTTCTGTAGTGAAGTTGATCTGTCTATGGAGTACAAAAGGTTTTTTGGAGACCAAAACCAGACTGGTTTGTGGAAAGCAGTGCGAGAGTATGGCAGTGAAGGGACAGGGAAACATCATCGAGCCTTGGACGATGCCCTTACAACCTTTGATATCTTTAAATTCGTCGAAAAAGACAAAAGATACTTAGGGAAAACAGAAACGACAACTATCGGTGATTTAATTGATCTATCCAAGTTTTATAATAAATTTGCATAAAAAAAGGATTGACAGCTAAGTATTATTAGTTGCCACCCTTTTATTTTTTTGCTGTTTTTTCAGCCCTTATGCTTTTTTGTAAACACGGTTATACTCCGTTTCCAGTATTTCAAGATTTCTTAAGCTTTTTTCCGCAAATACTGAATTGTCCTCCGTAAGGTCTGAGCGCATTTTATCGACAGCTAGTAAAAGTGATGTCCTGTAGTCGGGTATTTCCTCTTCAAATGGTTTTACCATTGGCTTAGGCGTGTTCATTTGCTCTCTGAATGAAAGTGCCTTCCTTTCATGGAAAAAGACGCCTTCTGCTTGCTTCGGATTGTGTAAATCCCCTTGCATGGGGTGTTTAAGCACTGCCAATACTCGAACCAAATAGCTATTGCTGCGAATATCTGTAATTTCACCGATGTATTTTCCTGTTTTATAAATGGCGGTAACCTTAGTACCAACTGCAAGAACTTCCATTTCATACGCCTCCTAGTACAATCTTTCTTAAATAGTACCATATCCAATAGTTATGTTAGAAATAGAAGAACTGGCATAATTTGATTATTTCTACAAATAATACTCCTATTATCGATATTGGAGGAGTTCGTAAATGAAAAAAATCATGCCTATGATAGCGGCACTTCTTATTATTACAGGTTGTGCGTCAGGAGATGTATCTAAGGTAGATGTGGAAATGTTTAATGATGTCGGCGATTCCTTGGGGACAATCAATATAGAAGAGCAAACATCAGGAGTGATGCTTACAGTTAATTTAAAGGGGCTAACACCTGGAGTGCATGGGATTCACATTCATGAAATAGGAAAATGTGAGGCTCCTGAGTTTCAGAGCGCTGGTAATCACTTAAATCCTGAGGACAAAGAGCATGGCTTGCTGCACCCGAAAGGAGCGCACGCAGGTGATCTTCCCAATATAATTGTTGAGGCAGATGGTTCTGTAAAGGCAGAGTTAATGGCACCGCAGGTTACACTGCGCGATGCGAAAAATTCATTATTTACGCCAAAGGGCACTTCTATCGTGATAACAGAACAAGAAGACGATGGAATGACACAGCCTGCTGGTGATTCTGGGAACAGAGTTTCATGTGGAGAAATAAAAAAATAATCAAAAAAAAGCATGGAACGCAACTGTTCACATGCTTTTTTTAAATAGTAATAGTTAGAAAAAAGTATCGTAAAGCAAGAATAAGTTTAAAAGCACGATAACTGCTGCAATAATCCAAGAAAGAATAGTGATTATCCTTGTATTCCGCAAACTGCCCATAATTCGTTTACTGCTAGTAAACATAATTAGTGGGATTAAAGCAAAGCCAATCCCAAAGGACAGGATAACCTGGCTTAATACTAATGCCGAAGTTGGATTAACCCCTGAAGCAATGATGATGATTGGCGGGATAATGGTAATCAGCCTTCTAACATAAATCGGAATTCGGAAATTGATGAAGCCCTGCATGATAACATCTCCGGACATTGTACCAACAGAAGAGCTGGACAAGCCTGCAATTAAAAGTCCTAAACCGAATAATATGGCAGATAACGGACTAACTAATTGCTCGAAATGCGTGAAGGCAACATCAAGGTCATTAACAACAAAGCCATTTGCATGAAACAATGCACTCGCCACGATAAGCATAGCAGCATTGATAAAGCCTGCAATCAACATGGCGATAAGGATATCAAAGAACTCAAAACGGAAGATCATTTTCTTCTCTTTATCCGTTCTTCCGACAATTCTCTTTTGAGTTAAGGCAGAGTGTAAATAGATGGCATGTGGCATAACCGTTGCCCCAAGTATTCCTGCAGCAAGCAGTACACTGTCCGTACCTTTAAACTGTGGTGTAAACAAACCATGCATTACTGACTGTAAATCCGGTTTAGCGAAAAACATTTGTGCAATAAATGATAAGACAACAATGAACAGCATAGCAGTAATTCCAGCCTCAAGGGAGCGGTAGCCTCTTCTTTGAAGCTCCAATATCGCAAAGCTGCCGATTGCAGCAATGATGCTGGATTCAAGCATTGGGATACCAAAAAGTAAATATATCCCAAGTGCAGCGCCGATAAATTCGGCTAAATCGGTAGCAATGATGACTAGTTCACCTTGAATCCATAATCCGATGCTGACGGGCTTAGGAAATTCCTCCCGCGCTACTTCAGCGAGGTTTTTTCCAGTAGCGATTCCTAACTTTGCAGATAATGATTGAATGATTAAGGCCATAATATTAGAAAACAAGATAACCCATAATAATAAGTAACCGTATTGGGAGCCTGCAGCGATATTTGTAGCAAAATTACCTGGATCAATATAGGCAATGGCGGCGATAAAGGCAGGACCAAGAAACGGCAGAAACTTTTTGATTCCTTTAGGACCGTTTAAAACAGAATCTACATGAGAAGCCTGTTTACTTCTTTCCAATTTGTTCACCTGATTTCTTTTGGTTTTTTCCTATATGATAAAATGTTTCCTTAGCGCAACTTTATCTTAGGATATTCCTCGTTTTCTATTTTGTCAATGATTCTGCAATAAAATGTATGAAGTAAATAATAGGACTAATTGGTCGGTGCTGGTTCATAAAATCCACAGCAAAAAATTAGCCCATTTTGGTTGTAATCGTGTTAACGGCACATATTTTATGATAAAATATGGACAGCAAAATAGGAATAAAGGTGAAAGTATGAATAACCAAGAAGTGAACGTAGAGCTTATAGTGCTTTTGAATGAATGGGATCCCTTTAAGATTGGTGTGGGGAATTATGATACCGAAATTGCAGATTGTGTCTATGCTGTCCATAAAACCGACAATGTAGAGGAACTTGCTGCAGAAATTCAGAAGATATATGAGTTTTCCTTCGAAGAAACGATTGCGATGGAAAATTGTCTTTCTATTTCAGCAAAGCTGTTGCTTACAAAGGAAAGTGGCTCTTGTGCCCTTTAACGGGGAAAAATTTTCGCTCAAAAATTTGGAGGGATATAAATGAAGTTGACAGAAAAAGAAATTGAAGTGGCAGAAATTTTAGAAAAAAATGCCCGTATTACAGATGAAGATATCTCTAAGATGATTGAGGAAGATTTGCAGACGACGAAAGAAATTGTAGCCAAATTGGAAGATATGAAAGTAGTTGTCCGTTATACGAGCATTGTGGACTGGTCGAAAGTGGAGGGGCATGAAGGCGTTACCGCAATGATCGATGTTAAAGTAACACCAAAGCGTGGAGTTGGCTTTGATGAGGTTGCCCAAAGAATCTACCGCTTCAAAGAAGTGAAATCGTTATACTTAATGTCAGGGACATACGATCTGTCTGTTATTATTGAAGGAAAATCAATGAATGATGTCGCTAGATTTGTGTCAGAAAAGCTGTCTACATTGGATTCAGTCTTGTCGACGACAACTCATTTTATCCTTAAGCAATACAAGCATGATGGGACAATTTTTGAACCGAATAATGATGATAAAAGGATAGTGGTGTCACCGTGATGAATCAGACAAAAAGCTATATTGCCGACAGAGTTGCGGAAATGAAGCCTTCGGGTATAAGGAGATTTTTTGATTTGGCTTCCAACATGGAGGGAGTCATCTCACTTGGGGTTGGGGAGCCGGACTTTGTAACATCATGGTCTGCAAGGGAAGCCGCCATCCTGTCCTTGGAGCAAGGCTATACTTCCTATACGGCAAATCCAGGTATGCTGGAGCTTAGAGAGGAAATATCCTCTTATATGAACAGAAGGTTTCATGTCGAGTATGATCCTAAATCGGAAATAATTGTAACTGTTGGAGCAAGCCAGGCAATTGATATTGCTTTAAGAGCAATCTTAAATCCAGATGAAGAGGTTATTGTGCTTGAGCCCTGCTTTGTTGCCTATGCGCCGCTCGTTACCTTGGCAGGAGGCACACCAGTGCCTGTTCAAACTTTAAAGGAAAATGAATTTAAGGTTCTTCCTGACCAGTTGGAAGCAGCGATAACAGCTAAAACAAAAGCAATAATGATTTGTTCGCCGAGCAATCCGACAGGCTCGCTATTGTCTGCATCTGAATTAGAGGGAATCGCAAAGGTTGCGAAAAAGCATGATTTGCTGATAGTATCTGATGAGATTTATGCAGAGCTGTGCTATGACGAGGAATACACTAGTATGGCTGCAATTAACGAAATGTGGGACAGAACATTGCTTATTTCTGGTTTTTCTAAAGGATTTGCGATGACTGGATGGAGACTTGGCTTTGTGTGTGCACCAGAGGAATTAACGCAGGCTATGCTTAAAATCCATCAATACAGCTTAATGTGTGCCCCAACAATGGCACAGTTTGCTGGACTTGAGGCCCTAAAATCAGGCAGCAATGATGTTGAAGATATGAAGAAAAGCTACCGTCGCAGACGAAATCTTGTTGTGCAGTCCTTAAATGATATGGGCTTAAGCTGTCATATTCCAGGCGGAGCATTTTATGCATTCCCTGATATTACAGCGACAGGCTTAACATCAGAGCAATTTGCAGAGAAGCTATTGTTGGAAGAAAAAGTAGCAGTCGTGCCAGGAAATGTTTTCGGTGAGAGTGGTGAAGGACATATACGTTGTTCCTATGCTTCCTCATTAGAACAATTGCAAGAAGCTTTAAAGAGAATGAAGGATTTTACAGATAGATACAGACAATAATGAGGTTTAACATAAATATGTAATCCAAAAACGAACTATCTATTGTTTATTGAGTGATAGTTCGTTTTTTTTTTGTTATTAGCTTCATTACAATGATTAGAAGTACCAGTAGAATAGGGCGGAGGCCACTCGACTCCTGCGGGAAATAGGAACGATTTAGGTTTTATTTTGTTTCACCTTTTCCTTTTTGTTTGGAAACATTCTGCCAGCATTTATTAAGCAAACTTGGCAAAAACTTTAAATGTCCTGCTTAAAGCGGAGAGATATAAAAATACCTTTTGTATTAACGTCTCTTTTGTGATATAATTTTATAATGCATATTAAAGGAAAAATTAATATATAAAATACTAGGAGTGTTCTCATGTCAGATAAAATCGAAGTTGGAAGTGTATTAACAGGAAAGGTTACTGGAATTCAGCCATACGGCGCTTTCGTTTCTCTAGACGAAAACCAACAAGGGCTTGTTCATATTTCAGAAGTAACTCATGGCTATGTTAAGGATATCAATGAATTCCTTAAAGTTGGCGACGAAGTGAAAGTGAAAGTTCTATCTGTTGATGGAAATGCAGGAAAAATCGGATTATCTATCCGTGCTACTGAAGAAGCACCAGCAGCTCCAGCAGATGCTGAAAAAACAAAAAAACCTCGCGCTAAGCGCCAAGCAGCTCCTGTTACTGTTGATGCAGACAGCAGCCAAGGGTTCAATACACTTAAAGACAAATTGCAAGAGTGGATTGATCAATCAAACCGCAGCGATTTAATTAAGAAGTAATAAAAAAAAGCAGGATGCTCAAGCATCCTGCTTTTTTTTTATGTTATTTAATTGATCTTGGTTCAGGTTCACGAGATACTTCAGCACTTGGCTTGAATAGGAGTCCTAAATTGATTAAGCCTGCAAGTCCAACCAAGCCATAGATGATTCTTGACAATGCAGATTCTTGCCCGCCGAAAATGGCTGCTACTAAATCAAATTGAAAAAATCCAATTAGTCCCCAATTTATTGCTCCTATAATCGTCAACACTAATGCTGTTCTTTGAATACCACTCATGATTATTTCCTCCTTGTATTGGATTCCTTATTATCTTTTGCAATGGCATTGCATTTATACATTGGCTATTCTGCATTTTTTCTTTTTTTGGGTAAGATAATGTTTGGTAAGTAACTTGGTAATGTCAGTTCATTTCTTTTGATTTTCAAATTAATTTAGTAAATAATAAGTAGTGTCCTCCTGCTGATTCCTTCATTTCAGGAACAAAAGGAGCATTAATATTGATTATAGGAGGAAAAGTGAGCATGAATAATTTCACATTTTATAACCCGACAAAATTAATTTTTGGGAAGGGCCAATTATCGCAGCTCGCAGATCAACTTGCTCCGTACGGAAATAAGATCCTTCTCGTTTATGGTGGAGGAAGCATAAAACGCAGCGGCCTTTATGACCAAGTTGTTGGCATCTTAAAAGAAAATAATAAAGAAGTTTTTGAACTGTCAGGAGTAGAGCCAAACCCTCGATTAACAACTGTTCAAAGAGGCGTAGATATCTGCAAGACAGAAGGAATTGATTTTATTTTAGCTGTTGGTGGCGGAAGTGTTATTGATTGTACGAAAGCTATTTCTGTGGGCGCTAAATATGATGGAGATCCATGGGATATTGTGACAAGAAAAGCAATACCAACACAAGCAGTGCCATTTGGAACAGTGTTAACACTTGCTGCAACAGGCTCTGAGATGAACTCAGGTTCTGTTATTACTAATTGGGAAACACAAGAAAAGTATGGCTGGGGAAGCCCATTAACATTCCCTGTTTTCTCTATTCTTGATCCAGAGAATACATATACAGTACCTAAAAATCAAACGATTTATGGAATTGTGGATATGATGTCACATGTACTTGAGCATTATTTCCATTTAGAAGAGAACACACAATTCCAAGATTATATGTGTGAATCTTTGCTGAAGACAGTAATGGAAACAGGTCCTAAACTTGTTGAGGACTTGGAGAATTTTGAATATCGTTCAACAATCCTATATTCCGGCACAATGGCATTAAACGGCATGCTTAACATGGGTTACCAAGGGGATTGGGCAACACATAATATTGAGCATGCAGTGTCAGCTGTTTATGACATTCCGCACGGAGGAGGCCTTGCCATTCTTTTCCCTAACTGGATGAAGCATAACTTGAGTGTGAAGCCTTCAAGATTCAAGCAGCTTGCTGTACGAGTGTTTGGAGTGGACCCAGAAGGTAAAACAGATGAGGAAGCTGGATTGGAAGGCATTGATAAGCTAAGAGCATTCTGGAACAGCATCGGTGCACCATCAACGCTTGCAGACTATGATATTGATGACAGCAAGCTTGAGCTTATGGTTGACAGAGCAATGGCAAGAGGAGAATTCGGCCGCTTTAATTTATTGAAGGCTGAAGACGTTCGTGCTATTTACAAAGCATCCTTGTAAGAGGTGCTTAGCTTCTATTGATCATAAAATACTATTAGGTCCCAGCTAATTTAATTAGTTGGGACCTAATAGGTAATAGTGACTAAAAGATGAATTACGAAAAAAAACTCTATTTGTATCCGCTTTCAAAACAATCTCATTCTTGATTAGTTTGGACACTTTGTATAAAGTGAAAGAGGATACAAAAATAAATATAATGGAGGATCATTTATGACACACGTTCGTTTTGATTACTCAAAGGCATTAAGCTTTTTTGGAGAACATGAAATTACATACTTATCTGATGCGGTTAAAGTTGCTCATCATTCCTTGCATGAAAAAACTGGAGCAGGAAGCGACTTCTTAGGCTGGATCGATCTTCCTGTTGATTATGATAAAGAAGAATTTTCCCGTATTTTAAAATCATCACAAAAAATCCAAAACGATTCTGAAGTATTGCTTGTAATCGGAATTGGTGGATCTTATCTTGGTGCACGTGCAGCAATCGAAATGCTGAACCACAGCTTCCATAATGCTTTATCTAAGGATAAAAGAAAAACTCCACAAATCATCTTCATCGGAAAAGACATCAGCTCAACATATATGAGCGATGTTATCGATTTCTTAGGTGATAAGGATTTCTCTATCAATGTTATTTCTAAATCTGGTACAACTACAGAGCCAGCAATCGCATTCCGTATTTTCCGCAAGCTGTTGGAAGAGAAATACGGTGCTGAGGAAGCAAAATCAAGAATTTATGCAACAACTGACAAAGCGCGCGGTGCATTAAAAACACTTGCTACTGAAGAAGGCTTTGAAACATTTGTTATTCCTGATGATGTTGGCGGGCGCTATTCTGTACTGACAGCAGTGGGCTTGCTTCCAATCGCAGTTAGTGGTGCAGATATTGAGACAATGATGAAGGGTGCAGCAGCTGCGCGTGAAGACTTCAGCTCTTCAGAATTAAGTGAAAATGCTGCATACCAATATGCTGCAGTACGTAATGTACTTTACAATAAAGGCAAAACAATCGAAATGCTTATTAACTATGAGCCAGGACTTCAATATTTCTCTGAGTGGTGGAAACAGCTGTTCGGCGAAAGTGAAGGGAAAGACCAAAAAGGTATTTACCCGTCTTCCGCTAACTTCTCAACTGATTTGCACTCATTAGGGCAATATGTTCAAGAAGGTCGTCGCGATATTTTTGAAACAGTTGTTAAAGTAGACAAGCCTCGTCATGAATTAACGATTGAAGCAGCAGAAAACGATCTTGACGGCTTAAACTATCTTGCAGGTAAAACAGTGGACTTTGTGAATAACAAGGCATTTGAAGGGACACTTCTTGCACATACAGATGGCGGTGTTCCAAATCTAATCGTTACAATTCCTGAAATGGACGAATACACTTTCGGTTACTTAGTGTACTTCTTCGAGAAAGCATGCGCAATCAGCGGATACCTTCTTGGAGTTAACCCATTCGACCAACCAGGTGTTGAAGCATATAAAGTTAATATGTTCGCATTGCTTGGCAAACCAGGCTTCGAAGAGAAAAAAGCAGAACTTGAAAGCCGTTTGAAATAAGAGATTAATCACTTGAAAAGGACAATCCATATAAAGGGTTGTCCTTTTTGTTTCGACCATTTTATATTTTCATGTTTTTAGAAAGACAATTAAGGATAAATAACTACTATAATTCATAATTGTTTTAGGAGGGATATGAATGTTAGTAGAACAGGACCAAACATTAATACGGGCATTACAGGAATGCATGATAGCAACTAATCACTGCCTGAATGAATGTCTTGCTGAAGATGAATCAAATATGATGATAGATTGTATTCGCTTAGACCGGGAATGCATGGCGTTTTGTGCCAACTTAGAACAAGCAATAATCCGCCAATCTCCATATGCGAAAGAACTTGCCGAGCTGTGTCTGAAGGTTTGTGAGGCGTGCGCCCAAGAATGCCAAAAGCATGACCATAAACATTGCCAATATTGTGCAGAAATTTGCTTGCAATGTATGGAAGCATGTAAAACATACGTAAAGAATTAATTCAATGCATAAAAAAACAGCGCCTTTTTTGAAGTGCACCCCAATTGTTAGACAAAGGTCTAACAATTGGAGGTGTCTTTTTTATGGATTTTATAATCCGGCAATCAGGATTAGCTCATCTTTTTCCTCCACCATAAAGGATGCACCTGGCTTAATATAAGACTGACTGCCTCTTTTTACCCCTAATAATAGCTTGTCATCAAGAAGAAGATACGAACTGAGAGCAGCAAAATCAAGTCTCTCCTCATTTCTCCATTCTCCCAATGGGACAATTTGCAATCTTTTATCTTTGAAATTCCCTAACAAATCAAGGAAGGCAATCATTGTATCTTGTGAATTAAGACTACTGTGCATAACAAAGCTGGACAATCGATTTGTTTGAATAATTTCATCAGCACCGGCTCGATTGGCATTCGTTACTTGCTCTACAGTCAATATT
This window encodes:
- a CDS encoding iron-containing alcohol dehydrogenase, which translates into the protein MNNFTFYNPTKLIFGKGQLSQLADQLAPYGNKILLVYGGGSIKRSGLYDQVVGILKENNKEVFELSGVEPNPRLTTVQRGVDICKTEGIDFILAVGGGSVIDCTKAISVGAKYDGDPWDIVTRKAIPTQAVPFGTVLTLAATGSEMNSGSVITNWETQEKYGWGSPLTFPVFSILDPENTYTVPKNQTIYGIVDMMSHVLEHYFHLEENTQFQDYMCESLLKTVMETGPKLVEDLENFEYRSTILYSGTMALNGMLNMGYQGDWATHNIEHAVSAVYDIPHGGGLAILFPNWMKHNLSVKPSRFKQLAVRVFGVDPEGKTDEEAGLEGIDKLRAFWNSIGAPSTLADYDIDDSKLELMVDRAMARGEFGRFNLLKAEDVRAIYKASL
- a CDS encoding glucose-6-phosphate isomerase gives rise to the protein MTHVRFDYSKALSFFGEHEITYLSDAVKVAHHSLHEKTGAGSDFLGWIDLPVDYDKEEFSRILKSSQKIQNDSEVLLVIGIGGSYLGARAAIEMLNHSFHNALSKDKRKTPQIIFIGKDISSTYMSDVIDFLGDKDFSINVISKSGTTTEPAIAFRIFRKLLEEKYGAEEAKSRIYATTDKARGALKTLATEEGFETFVIPDDVGGRYSVLTAVGLLPIAVSGADIETMMKGAAAAREDFSSSELSENAAYQYAAVRNVLYNKGKTIEMLINYEPGLQYFSEWWKQLFGESEGKDQKGIYPSSANFSTDLHSLGQYVQEGRRDIFETVVKVDKPRHELTIEAAENDLDGLNYLAGKTVDFVNNKAFEGTLLAHTDGGVPNLIVTIPEMDEYTFGYLVYFFEKACAISGYLLGVNPFDQPGVEAYKVNMFALLGKPGFEEKKAELESRLK
- a CDS encoding four-helix bundle copper-binding protein — protein: MLVEQDQTLIRALQECMIATNHCLNECLAEDESNMMIDCIRLDRECMAFCANLEQAIIRQSPYAKELAELCLKVCEACAQECQKHDHKHCQYCAEICLQCMEACKTYVKN